GAGCGACGGCGGCGACTCCGAGAGCGGTCGCGATCCGACCGAGGAGCGCCGCGACTCCGCCGACAGCGACGGCCAGGGCTCCGACGGCAAGTCCGAAGATGGAGCCGACGTCGGAACCGAATCCGGGACCGCACCCGAACCGTACGTCGTCCCGACCGAAGCCGGCGACGAGCGCGAGACAGCGTGGCGCCGGGAGCTGGAGCGCGAGGGCGAGCTGACGCCGGGCGCGGTCGAGACCATCGTCGACCTCCACGACGGTCGCGGCGCCCGGGCGGTCGAGGCCGTCTCCGAGGGGCGGATCAAGCGCTACCGGGACTTCACGGTCGTCGTCGGCCACGAGGACGAGTACGTCGTCGAGGACGGCGGCTGCACCTGCAAGGACAGCGAGTACAACCTCGATCCCGAGGAGCCGCTGGAGCGCTGCTGGCACGTCCTCGCGGTGGCGATCGCCGAGCGCATCGGCGAGGTCGACCGCCACGAGATGTGGTACTCCGAGGTGCGGGACTTCCTGTAACTCCGCGAATACGTATTCCGATCCCGTCATCACGCCCTGAGCTCAGGGCCGGACCCACCTTCCGCTCGCGCCCTCCGCACCGTTTTTACCCCGCCTCGGCGAACGGCCGACAATGCCCACCATCGACGAGAAGCGCGTGTACACGGACAACGCGGGGACCGAGACCGTCTACCTCGCGACGGGCCTGGGCGTCGTCGCCGTCGCCGTCTCCGACGACCTGATCGGGGAGTTCGGGATCGCCCATCGGTGTGCGGCGCGCGACGTCGCGACCGCGGGTTCGCTCGTCGCGGTCGCGACAGACGAGGCCGTCTTCCTCGCCGACCGGAGCGAGAGCGACGCCGGGGACGCCGAGGGCGGCTCCACCGTCGTCGCCGCCGAGGGGCTCTCCTTCGCCGAGACCGGTTTCGGTCCGGCGACGGCGGTCGGCTTCGACGACGGCTCGCTCGTCGCCGGCGACGGGGCCGGGCGGGTCGCGCGGCTGACGGACCCAACCCCCGACACCGCGGCCGAGGACGGGTGGACCGACCTCGGGACGGCGGGCTCGGTGCGCGCCATCGACGGCGGCCTCGTCGCCGCCGCCGACGGCGTCTACCGGCTCGGGTCGTCGTCGCTCACCCATACCGGCCTCGACGACGCGCGCGACGTCGACGCCGAGCCGCTCGTCGCGACGGGAGCGGGGCTCTACAAGCTCGGCAACGGCTGGATGGATGTCCTCGACGGGGCGGTCGACGCCGTCGACGCGGCGGGCGAGCGCGCGCAGGCCGTCCGGGATGGCGAGCTCTACGTCCGGACCGCCGCGGGCGCGACCCAGGAGTGGCGCGCCGAGGAGCTCCCGGTCGACGAGCCGGTCGCGGCCGTGGCCCACGGCATCGACGCCTCCTACGCCGTCACCGAGCACGGGACGTTCGCGGTGCGACTGCCGGACGGCGAGTGGCGCTACCGCGGCGTGGGCGTCCGCGACGTCGTGGCCGCCGCGGTGTAGCACAGATCGCCACCGCGACGACCGCGCCGAACCGGACGGAAAGGGGTTTTACCGCGCGTCGTGAGACATCGGATATGATCGTACCCGGCGGATCCTCGCAGGCCCTCGCGGCGGCGCTCTCGGCGGAGCTGGGCGAGCCGCTCGCGGCCGTGACCTACGACCGCTTCCCCGACGGCGAGACGTACGCCGCCGTGCCCGAGTTCGATGCCGAGCGCGCGGTGGTGGTCGCGACGACCGACTCGAACGACGCGTGGGTCGAACTGCTCCAGCTCCAGGACGCCGTCCGCGAGGCCGGCGCGAGCGAGGTCGTGACCGTGCTCCCGTATATGGGCTACGCGCGGCAGGACCGCGCGTTCGAGGACGGCGGTCCCGTCTCGGCGCGGGCGATGGCGCGGGCGGTCTCGACGGGCACCGACCGCGTCGTGCTCGTGAATCCGCACGAGACCTCGATTTCGGACTTCTTCGACGTCCACGTCACCGTCTGCGACGCCGCCGGGCGCCTGGCCGAACCCCTCCCCGGGGATCTGACCGACCCGCTCTTCCTCGCGCCCGACGCCGGCGCAATCGACCTCGCGGAGTCGGCGTGTGCGGCCTACGGGCGCGGCGAGACCGACTACTTCGAGAAGACGCGCCACTCCGGGACCGACGTCGAGATCACTCCGAGCGACGCCGACGCCCGAGGGCGGGACGTCGTGATCGTCGACGACATCGTCGCGACCGGGTCGACGATGAGCGAGGCCATCGCGCACCTGAACGACGGCGGATCCGAGCGGGTCTTCGCGACCTGCGTCCACCCGCTCTTGGCCCGGAGCGCCCGCACGAAACTGGAGCGCGCCGGCGTCGAGCGGATCGTCGGCACCGACACGATCGAGCGGGACGTCAGTGCCGTCTCGGTCGCGCCGGTCGTCGCCAGCGCGGTCGACGCCGTCGAAGTCGCCTAAGGATCGATGACCGACGACGGGAACGGGACCAAAAGCGGTGATCCGGACCCGCTGTTTCCCGAGGACCGACACGTCCTCGAAGCCGACTGCGCGCGCTGTCCCGACCTGGTGGCGTGCCGCGAGCAAATCTCGTGGGGCACCGGCGACCGCGACGCCGCGGTGCTGGCGGTCGGCGAGGCGCCGGGCGCGGGCGCTCCCGACGCCGAGACCTGGCGCGGCGGCAACTGGACCGGTCGGGCGTACACGACCCGCCACTCGGGGCGCCGCATTCGGAAACTGCTCACGGACGCCGGCCACCCCGACGCGTACGTCACGAACGCCGTCAAGTGCTTCCCGTGCGACGGCGCGGGGTCGAACCGCGAGCCCACCGCCGACGAGCGGGCGAACTGCCGGGCTCACCTCGAACGCGAACTCGACACCGTCGATCCGGCTGTCGTCGTCGCGACCGGAAAGCACGCGACGACGAGCGTGCTGGCGCTCGACGGCCGCGAATTAGATGGGTTTATCGACTCGATCCTGGAGCCGATCGATCTCGAATCGGCGGACGCGACGCTGCTGCCGATCCTACATCCCTCGTACCAAGACGTCTGGCGCGCCCGCCTCGGCTACGACGACGGCGAGTATCGGGACGCGGTCTGCGAGGCGATCCGGAACGCGGTCGGCGAACGGGCGTGAGTCGCGGCGACGAGGGATCCGAGGGCATCCCTCCGAGGCGGTCACGGTCTCGGAGTTCGAACCGGACGCGGACCTGCGCCCGAACACAGACCGAACTTACTTCGGCGATCCGTACGACCGAACGCGTATGAGCGACGATCCGACCATCTTCGAGCAGATCATCGACGGCGACATCCCCGGGCGCATCGTCTACGAGACCGAGACGGTCGCGGCCTTCCTCGACGCCAACCCCCTCGCGCCCGGCCACACCCTCGTCGTCCCGAAAGAGCCCTACGAGCGCCTCGACGAGCTGCCCGACGACGTCGCCGCGGACGTCTGGGCCGCCGTTCAGGAGCTGACGCCGCGGATCGAAGACGCCGTCGACGCCGACGCGACGACCGTCGGGGTCAACAACGGCCCGGCGGCGGGCCAGGAGGTCCCGCACGTCCACGTCCACGTCGTGCCGCGGTTCGAGGGCGACGGCGGCGGGCCGATCCACGCCGTCGCCGGGTCGCGGCCGAACCTCTCCGACGCGGAGATGGACGAGATCGCGGCGGACATCGAAGCGAGCGACTGAGCGGCCGACGCCGACCCCTTCTCGCGGCCGCGGCCGACCGGATCACTTAAATCCGAGTGCGCGGCCAGGTGCGGTATGTCAGACACAGACCGCGGGACGGCGTCCGTCGTCGCGTTCGCGGGTGCGACGGGCGGCGCGGGCACGACGCGGACGGTCGTCGAAGTCGCCGCCGCGCTCGCGGCCGACGGGCGCGAAGTGTGCGTCGTCGACGCCGCCTACGCGACCCAGGGCCTCGGCGAGTACCTCGACGGACGGCTCGCGCCCGACGTGACCGCGCTCGTGACCGACGAGCGCGACGCCGACCTCGGCGCCGGACTGGTCGAGATGGACCTCGGCGTCTCCGGGCGGGTGGCTGCCGCGCCGGCGAACGCGCCCTTCGAGCGGCTCGCCCGGGCGAAGACTGTCGAGGCCGCCGAGGCCCTCGAAGCGCGGATCGAGACGGCGGCCGCGCGGTTCGATCACGTCCTCCTCGACGTCCCGCCGATCGCGGCGAACCAGGCCGTCGCCGCGGTGAACGCCGCGGACCGGATCGCCGTCGTCGCGCCGGGGTCCGACAGAGGGACGGAAGCCGTCCAGCGGACGCACGAGCGCCTCGCCGACGTCGGAGCCGAGGCGTCGCTCGTGGTCGCGGTCCGCGGCGACGGGGTCGGTGACCTGTCGATCCCGGCGACGAAAGCGACTGACGCCGCGGCGGCCCCCGCGTGTCTCGGCGCGACCGGCGCGTTCGCGACCGCGATCGAGCGGGTCGCCGCCGCGGCGGTCGGCGAGGAGATCGTCGTGCCCGAAGCGGACAGCGGCTTCCTGGGAACGGTCGGGGAGTACGTGGGCCGATAAGAGAGCAGTCGCAGAATCGAATCCGGGCAGCTACCGGAGGTCGCCGCCGGCGCTCATCGTCTCCGCCAGGGCGTCGCGCTTCGAGACGAGGGCGTCGCCGGCGATCGGCGCCGACGCGTCCCGGCGGACCGCCTCGGCGAGTTCGGGGATCGGTTCGTGGGTCTCAACGTACGCCGCGAGCGCGAACTCCGCCTCGCTGGCGCCGGTGAGTTCCAGCGCGTCCGCCCGCGCGATGCGGCCGTCGAGCCAGTCGCGGAGCACGCGGCGGGCCGTCGGAGCGAGCGGCGTCACGCCCTCGAAGCCGCAGCGGTGGAGGAGCTTCGCGGCCGTGACCTCCGCGACCGCGGCCGCCCCGGCCGCGTCGCCGACGCTGCCGCCCGACTCGTAGCCGTCGAGAACCTCCCCCGCCGCGACGGCCGAGCACGGCAGCTCGTCCTCGTACGCGCGGAGGCGGGCGTCGCGGTCGACGCCCGTGTCGTCGACGGTCGCCACGCCGCGGTCGACCTGCGCCGTCGTCAGTTCCAGTCCCGCCGCGATGTCCGACAGACTCATCGCTCGACTCTCCCGCGCGATCGCATAAGGTGTTTCGTTTTCGGTATCTTATTCGATAATTGTAACCGACCGGTCACCGGTAGGTAACACCTCGCTTTTCCGGCCCGAAACGGGCGTTTCTTCCTTCATTTAAATATGGCTTCGAGCCCAATTTTCAGATGTGATGAGTGAAGCACCCGCCGCCGACGCCGCCGCGCCCACGAACGCCTGCCCCGAATGCGGGGGTCACCCCGAGACGGCCCGCGGCGAGACCCTCTGTGGTGACTGCGGGCTCGTGCTCTCGGAGTACCGGATCGACCACGGCCCCGACTGGCGCTCGTTCGACGACAGCGACACCGACCCGAAGCGGACGGGCGCGCCGCTGACGCGGTCGCGCCACGACCGCGGGCTGTCGACCGAGATCGGCCGCTCGACGCGCGTGAAGGGCCGGAAGCGGCGCCGACTCGCCCGGATGCGTCGCCAACACAACCGCGCGCGCATCGCCTCGAAGCGGGAGCGCAATCAGGTGTACGCGTTCACCGAGATCCGGCGGCTCACGGGCGCCCTGTCGCTTCCCGAGCGCATCCGCGACCACGCCTGCTCGCTGTTCCGCTCCGCGCAGTCCGAGGACCTCCTCCGCGGCCGCTCGCTCGAGGGGTTCGCCGCGGCCGCCGTCTACGCCGCCTGCCGGATCGCGCGCGTCTCGCGGACGGTCGACGAGGTCGCCGACGCCGCGAAGGCGACGAAGGGAGAGCAGACGACCGCCTACGACGCGATCAACCGCGAACTCGGCCTCCCCGTCGGCCCGATCGACCCCGCGGAGTACCTGCCCCGGTTCGCCTCGGAGCTGGACCTCGTCGGCGAGGTCGAACGGCGCGCCCGGGAGTACGTCGACGAGGCCGCAGAGCGGGGTCTCTCTGTCGGTCGGAACCCCAGCGGCGTCGCCGCGGCCTGCCTC
This is a stretch of genomic DNA from Halobellus sp. MBLA0158. It encodes these proteins:
- a CDS encoding HVO_0234 family beta-propeller protein, which translates into the protein MPTIDEKRVYTDNAGTETVYLATGLGVVAVAVSDDLIGEFGIAHRCAARDVATAGSLVAVATDEAVFLADRSESDAGDAEGGSTVVAAEGLSFAETGFGPATAVGFDDGSLVAGDGAGRVARLTDPTPDTAAEDGWTDLGTAGSVRAIDGGLVAAADGVYRLGSSSLTHTGLDDARDVDAEPLVATGAGLYKLGNGWMDVLDGAVDAVDAAGERAQAVRDGELYVRTAAGATQEWRAEELPVDEPVAAVAHGIDASYAVTEHGTFAVRLPDGEWRYRGVGVRDVVAAAV
- a CDS encoding ribose-phosphate diphosphokinase, which produces MIVPGGSSQALAAALSAELGEPLAAVTYDRFPDGETYAAVPEFDAERAVVVATTDSNDAWVELLQLQDAVREAGASEVVTVLPYMGYARQDRAFEDGGPVSARAMARAVSTGTDRVVLVNPHETSISDFFDVHVTVCDAAGRLAEPLPGDLTDPLFLAPDAGAIDLAESACAAYGRGETDYFEKTRHSGTDVEITPSDADARGRDVVIVDDIVATGSTMSEAIAHLNDGGSERVFATCVHPLLARSARTKLERAGVERIVGTDTIERDVSAVSVAPVVASAVDAVEVA
- a CDS encoding uracil-DNA glycosylase; its protein translation is MTDDGNGTKSGDPDPLFPEDRHVLEADCARCPDLVACREQISWGTGDRDAAVLAVGEAPGAGAPDAETWRGGNWTGRAYTTRHSGRRIRKLLTDAGHPDAYVTNAVKCFPCDGAGSNREPTADERANCRAHLERELDTVDPAVVVATGKHATTSVLALDGRELDGFIDSILEPIDLESADATLLPILHPSYQDVWRARLGYDDGEYRDAVCEAIRNAVGERA
- a CDS encoding HIT family protein, with product MSDDPTIFEQIIDGDIPGRIVYETETVAAFLDANPLAPGHTLVVPKEPYERLDELPDDVAADVWAAVQELTPRIEDAVDADATTVGVNNGPAAGQEVPHVHVHVVPRFEGDGGGPIHAVAGSRPNLSDAEMDEIAADIEASD
- a CDS encoding AAA family ATPase, with product MSDTDRGTASVVAFAGATGGAGTTRTVVEVAAALAADGREVCVVDAAYATQGLGEYLDGRLAPDVTALVTDERDADLGAGLVEMDLGVSGRVAAAPANAPFERLARAKTVEAAEALEARIETAAARFDHVLLDVPPIAANQAVAAVNAADRIAVVAPGSDRGTEAVQRTHERLADVGAEASLVVAVRGDGVGDLSIPATKATDAAAAPACLGATGAFATAIERVAAAAVGEEIVVPEADSGFLGTVGEYVGR
- a CDS encoding DUF7858 family protein, which translates into the protein MSLSDIAAGLELTTAQVDRGVATVDDTGVDRDARLRAYEDELPCSAVAAGEVLDGYESGGSVGDAAGAAAVAEVTAAKLLHRCGFEGVTPLAPTARRVLRDWLDGRIARADALELTGASEAEFALAAYVETHEPIPELAEAVRRDASAPIAGDALVSKRDALAETMSAGGDLR
- a CDS encoding transcription initiation factor IIB translates to MSEAPAADAAAPTNACPECGGHPETARGETLCGDCGLVLSEYRIDHGPDWRSFDDSDTDPKRTGAPLTRSRHDRGLSTEIGRSTRVKGRKRRRLARMRRQHNRARIASKRERNQVYAFTEIRRLTGALSLPERIRDHACSLFRSAQSEDLLRGRSLEGFAAAAVYAACRIARVSRTVDEVADAAKATKGEQTTAYDAINRELGLPVGPIDPAEYLPRFASELDLVGEVERRAREYVDEAAERGLSVGRNPSGVAAACLYTAGRDLGVGVTQRDAADVAGVTPVTLRSTYQQLREE